The Chryseobacterium geocarposphaerae genome window below encodes:
- the bglX gene encoding beta-glucosidase BglX has translation MKRIYFLLAFTALGLNLFGQKTIDQKVSELLSKMTLEEKVGQLVQYSGFEYATGPQNSNSANVLNEIKQGKVGSMLNVAGAEETRKFQELALKSRLRIPLLFGQDVIHGYRTTFPVNIGQAASWDLGLIEKSERIAATEASAYGIHWTFAPMVDIARDPRWGRVMEGSGEDTYLGTQIGLARVRGFQGKGLGNLDAIMACAKHFAAYGAAVGGRDYNSVDMSLRQLNETYLPPFKAAAEAGVATFMNSFNDINGIPATANKYILRDLLKGKWNYKGFVVSDWGSIGEMVPHGYAKDNKEAAEKAILAGSDMDMESRAYMAELPKLVQEGKVDPKFIDDAVRRILIKKFEMGLFDDPYRFSNEKRQKEQLNNQENRKFGREFGSKSIVLLKNQNNILPLSRSTKTIALIGPFGKETSANHGFWSIAFKDDNQRIITQFDGIKNQLDKNSTLLYAKGANVDDQDKSMFAEAVETAKKADVVIMTLGEGHDMSGEAKSRSNIHFSGVQEDLLKEIAKTGKPIVLMINAGRPLVFNWAADNIPAILYTWWLGTEAGNSIADVLFGTVNPGGKLPMTFPRTEGQVPVYYNHYNTGRPAKNNTDRNYVSAYIDLDNDPKFPFGFGLSYTQFKYSDMNLSSTNLKGNQTLNISVNVANTGKYDGEEVVQLYIRDLFGKVVRPVKELKGFQKVFIKKGENKTLNFTLTPENLKFYDDELNYDWEGGEFDIMIGTDSQNVQTKRINWSK, from the coding sequence ATGAAAAGAATTTATTTCTTATTAGCATTTACAGCGTTAGGATTAAATCTGTTTGGGCAAAAGACCATTGATCAGAAAGTCTCTGAACTGTTGTCAAAAATGACATTGGAAGAAAAGGTTGGACAGTTAGTTCAATACAGCGGATTTGAGTATGCAACAGGTCCTCAGAATTCGAATTCTGCAAATGTTTTAAACGAAATAAAACAAGGGAAAGTAGGTTCTATGCTTAATGTAGCCGGAGCGGAAGAAACCAGAAAATTTCAGGAATTAGCTTTAAAATCCAGATTAAGAATTCCTTTATTATTTGGTCAGGATGTTATTCACGGATACAGAACAACATTTCCGGTAAATATTGGTCAGGCTGCGAGCTGGGATTTAGGATTAATAGAAAAATCAGAAAGAATTGCCGCGACCGAAGCTTCGGCTTATGGAATTCACTGGACTTTTGCACCAATGGTCGACATTGCGAGAGATCCGAGATGGGGAAGAGTAATGGAAGGTTCGGGTGAAGATACGTATTTAGGGACGCAGATTGGTTTAGCAAGAGTAAGAGGCTTTCAGGGAAAAGGTTTAGGAAATCTTGATGCAATTATGGCTTGTGCAAAACATTTCGCTGCGTACGGAGCGGCAGTGGGCGGAAGAGATTATAATTCCGTCGATATGAGTTTAAGACAATTGAACGAAACCTATCTTCCTCCTTTTAAAGCGGCTGCAGAAGCAGGAGTTGCTACTTTTATGAATTCCTTTAACGATATTAACGGAATTCCGGCAACGGCAAACAAATATATTCTCAGAGACTTATTAAAAGGAAAATGGAATTATAAAGGCTTTGTGGTTTCAGACTGGGGAAGTATCGGAGAAATGGTTCCTCATGGGTATGCAAAAGACAATAAAGAAGCTGCGGAAAAAGCAATTCTTGCAGGAAGTGATATGGATATGGAAAGCCGGGCTTATATGGCCGAACTTCCAAAACTGGTACAGGAGGGAAAAGTGGACCCTAAGTTTATTGATGATGCAGTGAGAAGAATTTTAATTAAAAAATTTGAAATGGGATTATTTGATGATCCTTACAGATTCAGCAACGAGAAGAGACAAAAAGAGCAGTTAAATAATCAGGAAAACAGAAAATTCGGAAGAGAGTTTGGTTCAAAAAGTATCGTATTGCTTAAAAATCAAAACAATATTCTGCCTCTTTCAAGATCAACAAAAACGATTGCCTTGATTGGTCCTTTCGGTAAGGAAACCTCGGCTAATCACGGTTTCTGGTCGATTGCCTTTAAAGATGATAATCAAAGAATTATTACTCAATTTGATGGAATTAAAAATCAATTAGATAAAAACTCAACATTATTGTATGCAAAAGGCGCTAATGTTGATGATCAGGACAAATCGATGTTTGCAGAAGCCGTGGAAACAGCAAAAAAAGCAGATGTTGTCATCATGACTTTAGGGGAAGGTCATGACATGAGCGGTGAGGCAAAAAGTAGAAGCAATATCCATTTTTCAGGTGTTCAGGAAGATCTGTTAAAAGAAATCGCAAAAACTGGAAAGCCAATTGTACTGATGATCAACGCGGGAAGACCGTTGGTGTTTAACTGGGCGGCAGATAATATTCCGGCGATCTTATACACTTGGTGGCTGGGAACGGAAGCTGGAAATTCAATTGCAGATGTTCTTTTCGGGACGGTAAATCCGGGAGGAAAACTACCGATGACATTCCCGAGAACGGAAGGGCAGGTTCCTGTTTATTATAATCATTATAACACGGGAAGACCTGCAAAAAACAATACGGACAGGAATTATGTTTCAGCATACATCGATTTGGACAATGATCCGAAATTTCCGTTTGGATTTGGTTTAAGCTATACCCAATTTAAATATTCTGATATGAATCTGAGCTCGACTAATCTTAAGGGCAATCAGACTTTAAATATAAGTGTTAACGTTGCCAATACAGGAAAATATGATGGAGAAGAAGTAGTTCAGCTGTATATCAGAGATTTGTTTGGAAAGGTTGTAAGACCCGTGAAGGAGTTGAAGGGCTTCCAGAAAGTTTTTATTAAAAAAGGAGAAAACAAAACTCTTAATTTTACTTTAACTCCGGAAAATTTAAAGTTTTATGATGATGAGCTGAATTATGATTGGGAAGGCGGAGAATTCGATATTATGATCGGAACCGATTCTCAAAATGTTCAGACTAAAAGAATTAATTGGTCAAAATAA
- a CDS encoding glycoside hydrolase family 16 protein, with product MKIKLQHIFHLFIGGTLAFSSLNCASNKPDSKKKLIWSDEFNYKGLPDSSKWNYDVGGHGFGNEESQFYTKDRLENARVEKGNLVIEARKENWEGSKYTSARLLTRGKFAFKYGTIEVRAKLPKGRGTWPAIWMLSEDLKKWPNDGEIDIMEHVGYHQGFIHASIHTKNYNHLMATQKTDTLKVEDASEKFHVYKADWTPEKIDFYIDEKKFFSYENEAKTYETWPFDKPYFIILNLAIGGMWGGKEGIDDTIFPQKYYIDYVRVYKNN from the coding sequence TTGAAAATAAAACTTCAACATATATTCCATTTATTCATTGGCGGAACTTTAGCTTTTTCGTCATTGAATTGTGCTTCCAACAAACCTGATTCAAAAAAGAAATTAATTTGGAGCGATGAATTTAATTATAAGGGATTACCTGATTCTTCCAAATGGAATTACGACGTCGGTGGTCATGGCTTTGGAAATGAGGAATCTCAGTTCTATACAAAAGACCGGCTGGAAAATGCAAGAGTGGAAAAAGGAAACTTAGTAATAGAAGCACGGAAAGAAAACTGGGAAGGAAGTAAATATACTTCGGCAAGACTTCTTACCAGAGGAAAATTTGCATTTAAATACGGAACTATCGAAGTAAGGGCAAAACTTCCCAAAGGTCGCGGAACATGGCCTGCAATCTGGATGTTAAGCGAAGATCTGAAAAAATGGCCTAACGACGGAGAAATAGATATTATGGAACATGTAGGTTATCATCAGGGTTTTATCCATGCCTCAATTCATACAAAAAATTATAATCACTTAATGGCAACACAAAAGACAGATACCTTAAAAGTAGAGGATGCCAGTGAAAAATTTCATGTCTATAAAGCAGATTGGACTCCCGAAAAGATTGATTTTTATATTGATGAAAAAAAGTTTTTCTCTTATGAGAATGAAGCCAAAACCTATGAAACCTGGCCATTTGATAAGCCCTATTTTATCATTTTAAATCTGGCGATCGGCGGAATGTGGGGCGGAAAAGAGGGAATTGATGACACCATTTTTCCCCAGAAATATTACATAGACTATGTAAGAGTTTATAAAAATAATTAA
- a CDS encoding glycoside hydrolase family 30 protein yields the protein MKRLIVSCLLIGIAFNANAQQYWKKNAGKTAKVYLTNSKTNEKMVDKGTVRFEKFGQPKETDACIFVDPDFKYQKLIGIGGAITDAAAETFYKMPKEKQKEILEAYYGKNGLGYTVVRTNMNSCDFSSDSYTYVQDNDTSLKTFNVAHDEKYKIPMIKEAQKAIGKDFTFYFSPWSPPAWMKSNKSLYKGGRLENQYYQTWADYYVRFIKEYEKRGINIWGLTVQNEPMATQSWESCIYTAEEEGEFLKNNLGPTLWKNGYKGKKVMIWDHNRDLIYQRATTTLSDPETSKYASGIGYHWYETWNNKTQLFDNLAETQRAFPDKFLAFTEGCKEQFDLSKIYDVKLGELYGRNMINDFNKGTALWTDWNVLLDETGGPNHVGNFCFAPVIANTKTGEVHYTYEYYYVGHISKFIKPNAQRIGSSSNRVALTSTTFMNENGQLVTVIMNDTDNDIDANLWIEGMSAKLSAPAHSIQTVIL from the coding sequence ATGAAGAGATTAATTGTAAGTTGCCTTTTAATTGGAATAGCTTTCAATGCAAACGCACAACAGTACTGGAAAAAGAATGCAGGCAAAACAGCAAAAGTTTACCTTACCAATTCTAAAACCAATGAGAAAATGGTTGATAAAGGAACGGTGAGATTTGAGAAATTTGGTCAACCCAAAGAAACAGATGCCTGTATCTTTGTAGATCCGGATTTTAAATATCAAAAGCTGATAGGAATAGGAGGGGCAATTACAGATGCAGCCGCCGAAACCTTTTATAAAATGCCAAAGGAAAAGCAGAAAGAAATTCTTGAGGCTTACTATGGCAAAAACGGACTGGGATATACGGTTGTCCGTACCAATATGAATTCTTGCGATTTTTCAAGCGATTCCTATACCTATGTTCAGGATAATGATACTTCTTTAAAAACATTCAATGTAGCGCATGATGAGAAGTATAAAATTCCAATGATTAAGGAAGCTCAGAAAGCAATCGGGAAAGATTTTACCTTTTATTTTTCACCCTGGAGTCCACCGGCCTGGATGAAATCTAATAAGAGCCTATATAAAGGAGGAAGGTTAGAAAACCAATATTACCAGACTTGGGCAGATTATTATGTCAGATTCATCAAAGAATACGAAAAACGGGGAATCAATATTTGGGGACTGACTGTTCAGAATGAGCCCATGGCAACACAAAGTTGGGAATCTTGCATTTATACTGCTGAAGAAGAAGGGGAGTTTCTAAAGAATAATTTAGGACCGACCCTCTGGAAAAATGGATATAAAGGTAAGAAAGTGATGATCTGGGATCATAACCGCGATTTAATCTATCAGAGAGCGACCACAACCTTAAGCGATCCTGAAACTTCAAAATATGCATCAGGAATTGGGTATCACTGGTATGAAACATGGAACAATAAAACCCAGCTTTTTGATAATTTGGCAGAAACGCAAAGAGCTTTTCCGGATAAGTTTTTAGCCTTTACTGAAGGTTGTAAAGAACAGTTTGATCTTTCTAAAATCTATGATGTAAAACTGGGAGAATTATACGGAAGAAATATGATTAATGATTTCAATAAAGGAACAGCTTTATGGACAGACTGGAACGTACTTTTGGATGAAACCGGAGGTCCTAATCATGTCGGGAATTTCTGTTTTGCACCCGTTATTGCCAATACTAAAACAGGAGAAGTTCATTATACCTATGAATATTATTATGTAGGACATATTTCAAAATTCATTAAACCTAATGCACAACGAATCGGGAGTTCATCCAATAGAGTAGCTCTTACTTCAACCACTTTTATGAATGAAAACGGACAGTTGGTTACCGTTATCATGAATGATACAGATAATGATATTGATGCTAACCTGTGGATTGAAGGAATGTCTGCAAAGCTGAGCGCACCTGCACATTCTATACAGACCGTAATTTTATAA
- a CDS encoding terpene synthase family protein, whose amino-acid sequence MKTSSTNDEFIAGLQHLPKPHYPFPDFIHPDMQKLREEYYDWIDKEYAFHSAEAKEKHKKHHLTDIAARGCPFLKDIAELRPLANYTANGAMMDDYFDRCSYDEMYQITNRIIALLSGEDTQEPKENGIFHLFWVLRQDAIKCEIPEKIYARFVKSIRYVFMGYSEEKVYYRENLVPPLAVYLLSREATSGVQPYCDYVVLQKEYRNLPDEVFDHPHIKRIYSLCSLLIGIHNDIISLPKELRREGDTMNIVKVVQKENNLSLIDAYHKAMEIHDEYLKEFLILQEHLPPFGEYQNEVYNYIQDLGIMIAGVYAWHTNDTSRYVNGGYVEGEFSGWNQ is encoded by the coding sequence ATGAAAACATCAAGCACAAACGACGAGTTTATTGCTGGTTTACAGCATCTTCCCAAACCCCATTACCCCTTTCCAGATTTTATTCATCCCGATATGCAGAAATTGCGGGAAGAATATTATGACTGGATTGATAAAGAATATGCATTCCACAGTGCAGAAGCTAAAGAAAAGCATAAAAAGCATCATCTTACGGATATTGCTGCAAGAGGATGTCCATTTTTAAAAGATATTGCTGAATTGCGGCCTTTGGCAAATTATACGGCAAACGGAGCGATGATGGACGATTATTTTGATCGTTGTTCATATGATGAAATGTATCAGATAACAAACAGGATTATTGCATTATTATCCGGTGAGGATACTCAGGAACCTAAAGAAAACGGAATTTTCCATTTGTTTTGGGTTTTAAGACAGGATGCTATCAAGTGTGAAATCCCGGAAAAAATATATGCAAGATTTGTAAAGTCAATCAGGTATGTTTTTATGGGGTATTCTGAAGAGAAAGTATATTACAGGGAAAATCTGGTCCCTCCATTGGCGGTGTATCTCCTTAGTAGGGAAGCGACCAGCGGAGTACAGCCATACTGTGATTACGTAGTATTACAGAAAGAATACCGTAATCTTCCCGACGAAGTTTTTGACCATCCACATATAAAACGTATTTATAGTCTTTGCTCATTACTGATTGGGATACACAATGATATTATTTCTCTGCCCAAAGAGCTTAGAAGAGAAGGTGATACAATGAATATTGTAAAAGTAGTTCAGAAGGAAAATAATTTATCTTTAATTGATGCTTATCATAAAGCTATGGAAATTCATGATGAATATCTTAAAGAATTCTTAATCCTGCAGGAACATCTTCCTCCATTCGGTGAGTATCAAAACGAAGTCTATAATTACATACAGGATCTTGGTATTATGATTGCCGGAGTATATGCTTGGCATACAAACGATACTTCCAGATATGTAAACGGAGGATATGTGGAAGGTGAATTCTCCGGCTGGAATCAATAA
- a CDS encoding enoyl-ACP reductase FabI yields MSYGLLKGKKGIIFGALNEQSIAWKVAERCHEEGAEFILSNAPIALRMGELNGLAEKTGSEVIGADATSVEDLEKLFDAAIAKFGKIDFILHSIGMSINVRKGKHYTEMNYDWLEKGWDISAVSFHKVMRVAWEKDCMNEWGSILALTYIAAQRTFPDYNDMSDNKAYLESIARTFGNYWGERKVRVNTVSQSPTMTTAGSGVKGFGGFLGYAEDMSPLGNATALECADYCVTLFSDLTKKVTMQNLFHDGGFSSSGVTQKVISKYDSENF; encoded by the coding sequence ATGTCATACGGTTTACTTAAAGGCAAAAAGGGAATTATTTTTGGAGCCCTTAATGAACAATCAATCGCATGGAAAGTTGCAGAAAGATGTCATGAAGAAGGTGCTGAGTTTATCTTGTCTAATGCTCCTATCGCTTTGAGAATGGGCGAGCTTAACGGTTTAGCAGAAAAAACCGGTTCTGAAGTAATTGGTGCAGATGCCACTTCTGTTGAAGATCTTGAAAAACTTTTTGACGCTGCAATAGCAAAATTTGGTAAAATCGATTTTATCCTTCACTCTATCGGAATGTCTATTAACGTGAGAAAAGGAAAACATTATACAGAAATGAACTATGACTGGTTGGAAAAAGGCTGGGATATTTCCGCTGTTTCTTTCCATAAAGTGATGAGAGTGGCTTGGGAAAAAGACTGTATGAATGAATGGGGAAGTATTTTAGCGCTTACTTATATTGCAGCTCAGAGAACATTCCCGGATTATAACGATATGTCTGATAATAAAGCTTATCTTGAAAGTATTGCCAGAACTTTCGGAAACTATTGGGGAGAAAGAAAAGTACGTGTAAATACAGTTTCTCAGTCTCCGACAATGACTACTGCAGGAAGCGGAGTAAAAGGTTTCGGAGGATTTTTAGGATATGCAGAAGATATGTCTCCACTAGGAAACGCAACCGCTCTTGAATGTGCAGATTACTGTGTTACACTTTTCTCAGATCTTACTAAAAAAGTAACGATGCAGAACCTTTTCCATGATGGTGGATTCAGCAGCTCAGGAGTTACTCAAAAAGTAATCAGTAAATATGATTCTGAAAATTTTTAA
- a CDS encoding DNA-3-methyladenine glycosylase I, with protein sequence MEKIRCGWCEKDDLYRKYHDEEWGKPIFDDETIFEFLVLESFQAGLSWYTILTKRENFRKAFDNFDYKKIAGYSDEKVEELMQNPGIIRNRLKVLATITNAQKFQEIQQEFGSFSNYIWGFVDGKPIDNNPKTLKDVPATTEVSDVLSKDLKKRGLKFMGSTVVYAHMQATGMVNDHVEDCYLRKR encoded by the coding sequence ATGGAAAAAATACGTTGCGGATGGTGCGAAAAAGATGATTTATATAGAAAATATCATGATGAAGAATGGGGAAAGCCAATATTTGATGACGAAACTATTTTTGAATTTTTAGTTCTGGAAAGCTTTCAGGCAGGATTGAGCTGGTATACCATTCTTACAAAAAGAGAAAACTTCAGAAAAGCTTTTGATAATTTCGATTATAAAAAAATTGCTGGTTATTCTGATGAAAAAGTAGAAGAATTGATGCAGAATCCTGGTATTATAAGAAACAGACTAAAAGTGTTGGCTACTATTACCAATGCACAGAAGTTTCAGGAAATTCAACAAGAGTTTGGAAGTTTTTCAAATTATATCTGGGGTTTTGTAGACGGCAAGCCAATTGATAATAATCCTAAAACATTGAAAGACGTTCCCGCTACAACAGAGGTTTCAGATGTCTTATCCAAAGATCTTAAAAAAAGAGGATTAAAATTTATGGGTTCTACTGTGGTTTATGCACATATGCAGGCGACAGGAATGGTGAATGATCATGTGGAAGATTGTTATTTGAGAAAAAGATAA
- a CDS encoding nucleoside phosphorylase has protein sequence MLNKLAASELVLNDDGSVYHLNLLPEDIAEKIILVGDPDRVAKVSKYFDKVEIKKNKREFYTHTGTLRGERITVMSTGIGTENIDIVMNELDALVNIDLKNKEFKTEHSALQLFRMGTCGSVNPDVQVDNMLVTQNVVGLDGLMHFYQDYEFENEFSRNFLEQFPYPKIKPMLYFADWAEELGELYKDAKYHGNTATFPGFYAPQGRQLRLKAVDDKFLETLNDLGVTNFEMETSAIYALSKLLGHKAITVNNVIANRRRGEFSADHHASEKNLIEWVLERIIK, from the coding sequence ATGCTAAATAAACTTGCGGCTTCAGAGCTGGTTCTGAACGACGATGGAAGTGTTTATCACTTAAATCTTTTACCTGAAGATATTGCTGAAAAGATCATCCTTGTTGGAGATCCGGATCGTGTAGCAAAGGTTTCAAAATATTTTGACAAGGTAGAAATTAAGAAAAATAAAAGAGAATTTTATACTCATACAGGAACTTTAAGAGGTGAAAGAATCACGGTAATGTCAACCGGAATTGGAACTGAAAACATTGATATCGTAATGAACGAGCTTGATGCTTTGGTGAATATTGATCTTAAAAACAAAGAGTTTAAAACAGAACATTCCGCGCTTCAGTTATTCAGAATGGGAACCTGTGGAAGTGTAAATCCTGATGTACAGGTCGATAATATGCTGGTTACTCAAAATGTTGTTGGCTTGGACGGGTTAATGCATTTTTACCAGGATTATGAGTTTGAAAATGAATTTTCTAGGAATTTCCTGGAGCAGTTTCCATACCCCAAAATCAAGCCTATGCTTTATTTTGCAGACTGGGCAGAAGAATTGGGAGAACTGTATAAGGATGCAAAATATCATGGAAATACTGCTACTTTCCCTGGATTTTATGCACCACAAGGAAGACAGCTTCGTCTAAAAGCCGTTGATGATAAATTTTTGGAAACCTTAAATGATCTTGGAGTGACCAATTTCGAAATGGAAACTTCCGCTATCTATGCCTTGTCTAAACTTTTAGGACATAAAGCGATTACCGTAAACAATGTAATAGCCAACAGAAGACGTGGAGAATTCTCAGCAGACCATCATGCTTCTGAAAAGAACCTGATTGAATGGGTACTGGAGAGAATTATTAAATAA
- a CDS encoding cytochrome-c peroxidase — protein sequence MRSYPLLIVILLIGFAIMSFNPEYKGIETENTIINKGLADFRTKLEQLKSDADQFSEDKISLEALQKSLKATRNSFKEIEFYVAYHYPEFTKSKLNAAPLFHIEAAGTKSYTLPPEGLQVLDELIFSDEAGEQKEEIKTITNFLYNSFAGFYLNSVKNGLSKGNNRTLPLRIELIRIYSLGVTGFDTPGSLNVSEEASHAFLGMKKYINDDAYFKNYTIQKANSILAEGIEYLSKNNNFETFDRIEFYKKYIQPLYEEFGKWDGRSDDLKEFSGWNVSNKNFFSGDFLDPYFYTLLKKEEDNADLRKLGKEIFYDQNLSSNGKMSCATCHLSENAFTDLKAKSQSNVEGKTVLRNSPSLYNAVFAKRFFYDLRAFYLEQQAEHVIYNEDEFNTSYESIIQKLKTKKEYKKAFKAAFKNGEVSKENFSKALSSYVASLYSYESDFDKFMRNEREISSDAQKGFNLFMGKANCGTCHFAPNFSGLVPPFFNENESEVLGITKKPISQKPLELDTDKGRINSPVKKENSWIYENSFKTVTVRNIALTRPYFHNGAFNTLEEVLDFYNEGGGEGLELKVKNQTLAPDKLNLTPTEIKQIIAFLNSLTDVSKK from the coding sequence ATGAGATCCTATCCGCTGCTTATTGTGATTCTTTTAATCGGTTTTGCCATCATGTCATTCAATCCCGAATACAAAGGAATTGAAACTGAAAATACAATCATCAATAAGGGGTTAGCTGATTTTAGAACCAAACTTGAACAGCTGAAGTCAGACGCAGATCAGTTTTCTGAGGATAAAATTTCATTGGAAGCCCTTCAAAAATCATTAAAAGCGACAAGAAACTCTTTCAAAGAAATTGAATTTTATGTTGCTTATCATTATCCTGAATTTACAAAGTCCAAACTTAACGCAGCTCCTTTATTTCACATTGAAGCAGCAGGAACAAAATCATATACACTTCCTCCTGAAGGATTGCAGGTTTTGGATGAACTCATATTCTCTGATGAAGCGGGAGAACAAAAAGAAGAGATAAAGACGATTACCAATTTTTTATACAACAGCTTTGCAGGTTTTTACTTAAACTCAGTTAAAAATGGACTAAGTAAAGGTAATAACAGAACATTACCCTTAAGAATTGAGCTCATCAGGATTTATAGTTTGGGTGTTACCGGATTTGATACTCCTGGTTCACTTAATGTCTCTGAAGAAGCCAGTCATGCTTTTTTAGGAATGAAAAAATACATCAATGATGATGCTTATTTTAAAAACTATACGATTCAAAAGGCAAATTCAATTCTTGCAGAAGGTATAGAATATCTTTCTAAGAATAATAACTTTGAAACCTTTGACAGGATAGAATTTTACAAAAAATACATCCAGCCTTTATATGAAGAATTTGGAAAATGGGACGGAAGAAGTGACGATCTTAAAGAGTTTTCAGGATGGAATGTCAGTAATAAAAACTTTTTTAGCGGTGATTTTTTAGATCCTTATTTTTATACGCTGCTAAAAAAAGAAGAAGATAATGCTGACCTGAGAAAGCTGGGAAAAGAAATTTTCTATGATCAAAACTTAAGCAGCAATGGAAAAATGAGTTGTGCAACCTGCCATTTATCTGAAAATGCATTCACGGATTTAAAAGCGAAATCTCAGAGCAATGTAGAAGGAAAGACTGTTTTGAGAAATTCACCTTCTTTATATAATGCGGTTTTTGCAAAAAGATTTTTTTATGATTTAAGAGCTTTTTACCTTGAACAGCAGGCAGAGCATGTGATTTATAATGAAGATGAATTCAATACAAGCTATGAAAGCATCATTCAAAAATTAAAAACAAAAAAGGAATACAAAAAAGCTTTTAAAGCAGCTTTTAAAAATGGAGAGGTGAGTAAAGAAAACTTTTCCAAAGCGTTGAGTTCTTACGTAGCATCATTATATTCTTATGAGAGCGATTTTGATAAATTCATGAGAAATGAAAGGGAAATTTCTTCAGATGCCCAAAAAGGATTCAATCTGTTTATGGGGAAAGCCAATTGCGGTACTTGTCATTTTGCCCCGAATTTCTCGGGGTTAGTTCCGCCGTTTTTTAATGAAAATGAGTCTGAAGTTTTAGGAATCACCAAAAAACCGATCAGTCAAAAACCTTTGGAACTGGACACAGATAAAGGAAGAATAAATAGCCCTGTAAAAAAAGAAAACTCATGGATTTATGAGAACTCATTTAAAACAGTTACTGTAAGAAATATAGCCTTAACAAGGCCTTATTTCCATAACGGAGCTTTTAACACACTGGAAGAAGTTCTGGATTTTTATAACGAAGGTGGAGGAGAAGGTCTTGAACTAAAAGTAAAAAATCAGACTTTGGCTCCCGATAAATTGAATTTAACACCTACAGAAATAAAACAGATCATTGCTTTTCTGAATTCTTTAACGGATGTAAGCAAAAAATAA